One Succinivibrio dextrinosolvens DNA window includes the following coding sequences:
- a CDS encoding helix-turn-helix domain-containing protein produces the protein MIVGQVIELKANNKFFTYCRKAFGVRRFAYNWAVAKF, from the coding sequence ATGATTGTAGGACAGGTTATAGAGCTTAAGGCAAACAATAAGTTTTTCACTTATTGCAGAAAAGCCTTTGGTGTAAGACGATTTGCCTACAACTGGGCTGTAGCGAAGTTTTAA
- a CDS encoding DUF3375 domain-containing protein, with protein MKFDFDDLTNLRHYNETWKLLNAEHAPLILSFLHQAFVKRGITIAPESELCQILENVIFQATNGRKLFPKTAVSYLTEWSSESKRWLKRTYRNSADEPFYDITPASQKAIEFINSLHNYSFVGTESRFRSIIDLLRQITLGTVAKPSEIISDLEAQIKTLTERLENAKRGQIGRLSEIEVLDRFQQFEMHARTLLSDFRSVEYNLRDLDKGIRQKIAKWDGSKGELLSEVLENSDGIENSQQGRSVAAFSSLLLNPNLQDEVRSMIDELYELSSIKKINYDQNVKNVYPGWIAGNEHIQKTMGALSKQLKHFIDDKIFLENRRILELLRDIEKNVIDNSLLDDKDFLDGFTDFSIELPQATINLPFERVIYTPKEKISINSDAIEVGANDSNVDRLFDISAVDRNELMHNIRILLSDRDDVALSEIIHKYPLKQGLTELISYFSVLNDNFEIREDPDIEDEIIWSSQSEPEVMRCTRIKRVYIRERR; from the coding sequence ATGAAGTTTGATTTTGATGATTTAACAAATCTTCGTCATTACAATGAAACCTGGAAATTACTTAACGCAGAACATGCTCCTTTAATTCTGTCTTTTTTACATCAGGCTTTCGTTAAGCGAGGCATTACTATAGCGCCTGAATCAGAATTGTGTCAGATTCTGGAAAATGTGATTTTTCAGGCAACTAATGGCAGAAAGCTATTTCCTAAAACAGCTGTTTCTTATCTTACAGAATGGTCCTCTGAATCAAAAAGATGGTTGAAGAGAACTTATAGAAATAGTGCGGACGAGCCTTTTTATGATATTACTCCAGCCTCGCAGAAAGCCATTGAGTTTATTAATTCTCTTCACAATTACTCCTTTGTTGGTACTGAATCCAGATTCAGATCGATTATTGATCTGCTAAGGCAGATTACTTTAGGTACTGTTGCCAAACCATCGGAAATCATCAGTGATCTTGAAGCTCAGATTAAAACACTTACCGAACGGCTTGAAAATGCAAAACGTGGTCAGATAGGCAGACTGTCAGAGATTGAAGTACTGGACAGATTTCAGCAGTTTGAGATGCATGCCAGAACCTTATTGTCTGATTTCCGTTCGGTGGAGTACAACCTTCGTGATCTTGATAAGGGCATCAGACAGAAAATTGCCAAATGGGATGGTTCTAAAGGAGAACTCTTAAGTGAGGTTCTTGAGAACTCGGATGGCATTGAGAATTCTCAGCAGGGCAGAAGTGTTGCTGCCTTTTCTTCTCTTCTTTTAAATCCTAACCTTCAGGACGAAGTCCGTTCAATGATTGATGAGCTTTATGAGCTCTCTTCCATAAAGAAGATTAACTACGATCAGAATGTTAAGAATGTGTATCCTGGCTGGATTGCCGGTAATGAGCATATCCAGAAGACAATGGGCGCCCTGTCCAAGCAGCTTAAGCACTTTATTGACGATAAGATTTTTTTGGAAAACCGCCGTATTCTTGAGCTGCTTAGAGATATCGAGAAGAACGTGATTGATAATTCTCTTTTAGATGATAAAGACTTTCTTGACGGCTTTACCGATTTTTCAATTGAACTGCCTCAGGCTACGATCAATCTTCCTTTTGAAAGAGTTATTTACACACCAAAAGAAAAAATCAGTATTAACTCTGACGCAATTGAGGTTGGAGCTAATGATTCTAATGTTGACAGGCTTTTTGATATTTCTGCGGTTGACAGAAATGAGCTGATGCACAATATCAGGATTCTGTTATCTGATAGGGATGATGTTGCTCTTTCCGAGATAATTCATAAATACCCGCTAAAGCAGGGGCTTACCGAGCTTATCTCTTATTTTAGTGTTTTAAATGATAACTTTGAGATAAGGGAAGATCCTGATATTGAAGATGAGATTATCTGGTCATCGCAAAGCGAACCTGAAGTTATGCGCTGTACCAGAATAAAGAGAGTCTACATTAGAGAAAGACGCTAG
- a CDS encoding RNA-guided endonuclease InsQ/TnpB family protein: MDRYNKELAEYKKSPLQSTVAPVKLKLPTWQDYKKEFNAIRLEKYPFTYEVTKYASQQAFANFGKAVSNYFENVKKRKKAKVKQNSKKRKAFFPKFKKKSYQQGKFYIGGDQVKIVTGQACSKKLENHSTKQYMNIPNFGYVQLKEELRFNGHINGVTISQRADRIYASFSIKITDEEYIRTHKAAVQNNTAAGIDLGLKSALMLSDGISIDSPKPLKAKLRKLSRLQRQLNRKQHPRTKDDKTEWSRNYIKFSKKVSKLYLEITNIREDFSQKITSVLANHYEYLCMEDLNVKGMMANCKIL, encoded by the coding sequence ATGGACCGATATAACAAAGAGCTTGCTGAATACAAAAAATCACCTCTTCAGTCTACAGTGGCTCCTGTAAAGCTTAAGCTGCCAACATGGCAGGATTACAAGAAGGAGTTCAATGCCATCAGGCTGGAAAAATATCCATTCACATACGAAGTAACTAAATATGCCTCTCAGCAGGCTTTTGCCAACTTCGGAAAAGCAGTTTCCAACTACTTTGAAAATGTCAAAAAAAGAAAGAAGGCAAAGGTAAAGCAGAACAGTAAAAAAAGAAAAGCCTTCTTTCCAAAATTCAAGAAGAAAAGTTATCAGCAGGGAAAATTCTATATCGGTGGAGACCAGGTAAAGATTGTTACAGGCCAAGCCTGTTCAAAGAAACTGGAAAACCACAGTACCAAACAATATATGAATATACCAAATTTTGGCTATGTTCAGTTAAAAGAAGAACTAAGATTCAACGGTCACATAAATGGAGTAACCATCTCACAGCGAGCTGACCGCATCTATGCCTCATTCAGTATAAAAATAACCGATGAGGAATACATAAGAACACATAAGGCAGCAGTGCAGAACAATACTGCTGCAGGAATTGATTTAGGACTGAAATCAGCTCTGATGTTATCAGACGGGATCAGTATTGATTCACCTAAACCATTAAAGGCAAAACTTAGAAAACTTTCAAGATTACAGAGACAGCTCAACCGTAAGCAGCATCCGAGAACCAAGGATGATAAGACGGAATGGTCCCGTAATTACATAAAATTTTCAAAAAAAGTAAGTAAGCTTTATCTTGAAATAACCAACATCCGTGAAGATTTTTCACAGAAGATTACCTCTGTTCTTGCCAATCACTATGAATACCTCTGTATGGAGGATTTGAATGTAAAAGGCATGATGGCAAACTGCAAAATACTTTAG
- a CDS encoding ATP-binding protein, translated as MVITGPTGTGKTLLACATGVEAMLKGHSVLFIACLIS; from the coding sequence ATAGTGATTACAGGACCTACAGGTACGGGCAAGACCTTATTGGCTTGTGCTACTGGAGTTGAAGCGATGCTTAAGGGACATTCGGTACTTTTTATCGCATGTCTGATTTCATAA